The sequence ATCACTCCCTTTACGGCATTGGAATCCGTGGAGGACTGAATACCTCCTGGCAATTCTCAAAAAATGTTAGCCTCTATGGAAACATGGCCCTTTCTGGCCTGTGGGTCCACTACAATACCAATCGCAAGGACACCTTCACCCAAATTGCAAACGGGGAGCAAGTCGGCACCTCCATTACCACAACCAATATAGAAGCCCGCCTCCGTCTCATCAAACCCGTCCTTGAGTTTGCAATGGGCTTGCGCGCGGAAACCTACTACGGATGTGGCCGCTACCACGTCCTTGTCCAAGCGGGTTGGGAAAGTCAAATCTGGCTCAACCAAACCCTCTACATTAGCCTCAACAACAACTATGACCGCTTTGACCTCAGCCTCCAAGGGCTAACGGCAAAACTCCGCCTGGATTTTTAGCATGAGTAAGGTCTACGAAGGGGAAATCATCGATGGCCACATGCATCTTTGGGATCTATCCCGCGGAGAATATCCCTGGCTCCAGGGAGCCGACAACCACTTCGAAGATATCATCGGCGACTACAAGAAGATGAAAAGAAACTTCTTTCTTCCCGAATACCAAGAGTGGATCAAACCCCATCACGTCACCAAAAGCGTCCATATCGAAACCAACGCAGCCCCTACCAAAGGACTCCATGAAACCGAATGGCTCCAAAAAATTGCCGATGAAAAAGGTTTTCCCCACGGCATTGTCGCCTACGCCGACTTGAGCGATCCCGACATTGAAAATGTGACCAAAGAACAGTGTCAATTTCCCAACGTACGAGGCATCCGCCAAATCCTTTTTGAAAGAGAAGGAGAACCCAGTCTTCTGAATGCTCCCCATTGTCAAAAAGGACTTAAGTACCTAGCCTCTCAAAATCTCACCTTTGACATTGCCATCTTTGGCAAGCAGATAAAAGATGCCGCCAAAGTTGTCAAAGAATATGATGATGTGCTCTTTATTCTTGACCACTTGGGATGGCCTCTCGATGTCACAGATAGTGGCTTTACAAAGTGGAAAGAAGATCTTGCCTCCTTGGCAACCTGTCCCAACTGCTACCTGAAGCTCAGCGGTATTGGTCTTGTTTTCCAAAGGCTCGATCAGGAAAACATCAAGCGATTTCTCCATGCAGGGATCGAACTGTTCGGAGAAGACCGGTGTCTTTTTGGAAGCAATGTCCCTCCTGCTGCCCTCTTTATCTCCTATGCAGAGCTGATCGGCATGTTCAAGGAAGCCTTCAGTACCTTTGACATCAAGGTCCAACACAAGCTTTTCTACGAAAATGCCAAAGAGTTCTACGGCATCTAATACAACAATTTAAAAGCTTTAAATAATTATCGATAATATTGTCGACTTGTACTGTACAATTCTTTTGTTTTAAGCCCTCCAAGGATCCATATGCGGACTGCTCCGGGCAGCCCTTTTCAACCTAGCAGCTCTGGGCTGTCCCTTCGCAGGAGAGGTTTTTCTTTTTTTTCTTCCCCAGCGAACTGACGTGAGTTCCAGCCCGGAGGGTGCCGAAACGAACGTGGTGAGCTGTCCGCGGCTTCAAGGCAGCTCTGAAAAATCGATCCGACAGAGGGATCGTGCTGTGTTATGACACAGCCTCCCGAATGAGGATCGATTTAGCTTGCTGCATTCGAAGCTCAAGGGGCAGCAGGGGCGCCAGCCCTGACGTATCTATATGGATCTTTGGAGGTTTTAGCTGGTTTATAGATTAACCTTTATACAACACAAACCAAAAAGCAATAATCGAGGGTCTAATGTAAAGC comes from Candidatus Neptunochlamydia vexilliferae and encodes:
- a CDS encoding amidohydrolase family protein; protein product: MSKVYEGEIIDGHMHLWDLSRGEYPWLQGADNHFEDIIGDYKKMKRNFFLPEYQEWIKPHHVTKSVHIETNAAPTKGLHETEWLQKIADEKGFPHGIVAYADLSDPDIENVTKEQCQFPNVRGIRQILFEREGEPSLLNAPHCQKGLKYLASQNLTFDIAIFGKQIKDAAKVVKEYDDVLFILDHLGWPLDVTDSGFTKWKEDLASLATCPNCYLKLSGIGLVFQRLDQENIKRFLHAGIELFGEDRCLFGSNVPPAALFISYAELIGMFKEAFSTFDIKVQHKLFYENAKEFYGI